Proteins encoded together in one Triticum dicoccoides isolate Atlit2015 ecotype Zavitan chromosome 7B, WEW_v2.0, whole genome shotgun sequence window:
- the LOC119339969 gene encoding putative disease resistance protein RGA3, protein MEAAIGAANGLIGSLLNHLSNEFVEAFVASSQLSLNSEKIKQDLLLTKGLLHEAQRRGMSGNPGLEGLLQKLAIKADEAEDALDELHYFIIRDHLDGTHDVVPDLGDDILSRARHGCYALRHTVGNCLACFSCSRTKDGVAADVITDNPPNATANPGSGDNDGPVAKLPFDRVTMSKKIKSVMEEIQSMCDNVSKLLPMIPHHSTTTTVTPSHRVTGSTSTHKKLHGRKALLDKTIDAILTTTTEHCEPLSVLPIVGPGGIGKTTFAQHLYNDKRIEQHFAVRVWVCVSTDFDVVKLSQQILSSIQKSNTSDQTDNLDELQISITQELKSKSFLIVFDDIWKCNSRGWKTLLAPFRMGEAKGSTVLVTTRFPYIAEMVKNTNPIALQGLEFDDFFTFFSLIFGGNKPQYFQEDLDDLAFDIAKKLKGSPLAALTVGRLLSNDFSREHWMGVLENNEWQKEENVDDIMPSLRISYDYLPFHLKKCFSCFSLFPEDYKFKKLDITYFWIALGIVEKEENCIEELVENGFLMKEVDDFERQYYVMHDLLHELSRSVSSQECLNICSSNFRVDDIPQTVQHVSVTMEDRFDGGVREEMIKLRSKIDIHNLRALMIFREYEETIDGFLKDIFKEIEGLRVLHIVAASRKSLPLNFSKLIHLRYLKIMTSFSHSWPEATLPSTLSRFYHLKFLDLISFGRDSKLPNDISRLINICHLFVHKELQSNVPCIGKMKCLQELEGFFVKKECIGFELGELGELTNLRGQLSIHNLEKVATREEATEAKLVCKRDLKELRLVWRRDHQHSIESDVLDALQPHHNLGALSIINHGGMTGPSWLCGEISIKRLGSLHLEGVSWSTLPPFGQLLHLTSLTLISISVLCEIRPGFGGVRDEGFVHLKRIILHDLPEFIEWVGGANAHSFSRLEYISCTNCPNLCAVPFLECSVSYPNLLHFYIQYCPKLSLPPMPHASTLTVCCVALPPTQFTYSSGEMSIDGYSGGLALHNLRNVETAHISNVSHFSLTELNKQKSLARLDFYNCSITCHGLQDLMCLESVQVIYCPNFFRWPVEAAHTIRPFPASLKELKIKGESGMQSMALLSNLTCLTNMELENCENLTVDGFNPLITVNLDSLKIYNRENCPSRSISADLFSELAGARTNLSLPAGSFQLTRLEVDCISAVLVTPICTLLAATLHALCISHDQRAESFTGEEDIALRLLTSLEVIYVSNCPNLPSLPQGLYSLPSILHIGVRGCPQIRSTHK, encoded by the coding sequence ATGGAGGCGGCGATTGGCGCGGCGAATGGGCTCATTGGCAGCTTGCTGAACCACCTGTCCAATGAGTTCGTGGAGGCGTTTGTAGCCAGCTCCCAGCTCAGCCTCAACTCTGAGAAGATCAAGCAAGATCTCTTGCTCACCAAGGGGCTGCTGCACGAGGCCCAAAGGAGGGGCATGAGCGGCAATCCGGGTCTAGAGGGACTGCTGCAGAAGCTCgccatcaaggccgacgaggctgaGGATGCACTGGATGAGCTTCACTACTTCATCATCCGGGACCACCTCGACGGCACCCACGACGTGGTGCCTGACCTGGGTGATGACATCCTGAGTCGTGCTCGCCATGGTTGCTATGCTCTTCGCCACACTGTCGGTAACTGCCTTGCATGCTTTTCTTGTTCACGCACCAAAGATGGTGTTGCTGCTGATGTCATTACTGATAATCCACCCAATGCCACTGCAAACCCTGGCAGTGGTGATAATGATGGTCCAGTTGCTAAGTTGCCATTTGATAGAGTTACCATGTCCAAAAAAATCAAGTCAGTGATGGAGGAAATACAGTCCATGTGTGACAATGTTTCCAAGTTGCTCCCCATGATTCCACACCATAGCACCACCACAACAGTCACCCCAAGCCATCGTGTCACAGGATCAACCAGTACACACAAAAAATTGCATGGGAGGAAAGCCCTTTTGGATAAAACCATAGATGCCATCCTCACTACTACCACAGAGCACTGTGAACCCCTTTCTGTTCTTCCAATAGTTGGTCCAGGGGGTATTGGAAAGACAACTTTCGCCCAACACTTGTATAATGATAAGAGGATAGAACAGCACTTTGCTGTTAGGGTTTGGGTATGTGTATCAACTGACTTTGATGTGGTTAAGCTCAGCCAACAAATCCTTAGCTCCATACAAAAAAGCAACACTTCAGATCAAACAGACAATTTAGATGAGCTTCAAATATCCATCACACAGGAACTCAAGTCCAAAAGTTTTTTAATCGTGTTTGATGATATATGGAAATGCAATAGTAGGGGGTGGAAAACCCTCTTGGCTCCATTCAGGATGGGGGAAGCCAAGGGCAGCACGGTTCTTGTCACAACTCGATTTCCATATATTGCTGAAATGGTGAAAAACACCAACCCAATAGCACTGCAAGGTCTGGAGTTTGATGACTTCTTCACATTCTTTTCATTAATATTTGGGGGAAACAAACCTCAATATTTCCAAGAGGACTTGGATGATCTTGCATTTGATATAGCAAAGAAGTTGAAGGGTTCACCTCTAGCAGCCTTAACAGTTGGTCGGTTATTGAGCAATGACTTTTCTCGGGAACACTGGATGGGAGTTCTTGAAAACAATGAGTGGCAAAAAGAGGAAAATGTTGATGACATTATGCCATCATTGAGGATTAGCTATGATTACCTTCCGTTtcatctaaaaaaatgtttttcgTGTTTTTCCTTGTTCCCTGAAGATTATAAGTTTAAGAAGTTAGATATTACGTATTTTTGGATTGCATTAGGAATAGTAGAAAAAGAAGAGAATTGTATAGAAGAACTTGTAGAGAATGGTTTTCTCATGAAGGAAGTTGATGATTTTGAACGTCAATACTATGTAATGCATGATTTATTACATGAACTGTCTCGGAGTGTTTCGTCACAAGAGTGCCTCAacatatgtagttcaaattttagagTTGATGACATCCCACAAACTGTTCAACACGTATCTGTCACAATGGAAGATAGATTTGATGGGGGTGTTAGGGAAGAAATGATTAAATTGAGGAGCAAGATAGACATTCATAATTTGAGAGCTTTGATGATTTTTAGAGAATATGAAGAAACAATTGATGGATTTTTGAAAGATATTTTTAAGGAAATAGAGGGTCTTCGTGTCCTACATATAGTAGCAGCATCTCGAAAATCTTTGCCACTCAACTTTTCAAAACTTATCCACCTACGATACCTAAAAATTATGACATCATTTTCACACAGTTGGCCAGAAGCGACTTTGCCTAGTACACTATCCAGATTTTACCATTTAAAATTCTTAGACCTTATAAGCTTTGGCAGAGATAGTAAATTACCTAATGACATTAGCCGCCTTATCAATATATGCCATCTTTTTGTTCACAAAGAACTCCAATCCAATGTTCCTTGTATCGGAAAGATGAAATGCTTGCAGGAGCTAGAAGGGTTCTTTGTTAAAAAAGAGTGTATTGGATTTGAACTGGGAGAGTTGGGTGAACTAACAAATCTTCGAGGACAACTCAGCATACATAATCTTGAGAAGGTGGCAACCAGGGAAGAGGCTACAGAAGCCAAGCTTGTGTGTAAAAGAGATTTGAAAGAGTTGAGGTTAGTTTGGCGTAGAGATCACCAACATAGCATAGAATCTGATGTTCTCGATGCTCTTCAGCCACACCATAATCTTGGTGCACTTAGCATTATAAATCATGGTGGTATGACTGGTCCTAGCTGGTTGTGTGGTGAAATTAGCATCAAAAGGCTGGGGTCTCTCCACCTAGAGGGTGTGTCTTGGAGCACCCTTCCACCTTTTGGACAGCTATTGCATCTCACGTCACTCACATTGATTAGCATTTCTGTACTTTGTGAGATCAGACCCGGCTTTGGTGGTGTTAGAGATGAAGGTTTTGTGCATCTGAAGCGGATCATTCTTCATGATTTACCTGAATTTATCGAGTGGGTTGGAGGAGCTAATGCCCATTCTTTTTCAAGGCTTGAATACATCAGCTGCACAAATTGTCCCAATCTCTGCGCGGTGCCCTTCCTGGAGTGCTCTGTATCTTATCCCAATCTTCTGCATTTTTACATTCAATATTGCCCAAAGTTGTCTCTGCCCCCCATGCCTCACGCGTCCACGCTGACAGTTTGTTGCGTGGCACTTCCTCCTACGCAATTTACTTATTCTAGTGGGGAGATGTCTATTGATGGGTATAGTGGTGGGCTGGCCTTGCATAACCTGCGTAATGTAGAGACAGCACATATCAGCAATGTGTCACACTTTTCACTGACGGAGCTCAATAAACAGAAATCCTTAGCAAGGCTAGATTTCTACAATTGCAGCATCACATGCCATGGACTGCAGGATCTCATGTGCCTCGAATCAGTTCAAGTAATATATTGTCCCAACTTCTTTCGGTGGCCCGTCGAAGCAGCTCACACCATCAGGCCTTTCCCTGCTTCCCTCAAGGAACTTAAGATCAAAGGAGAGTCAGGCATGCAGTCAATGGCTCTGCTCTCAAACCTCACTTGTCTCACCAATATGGAACTGGAGAACTGTGAGAATCTAACAGTGGATGGGTTTAATCCTCTCATCACAGTCAACCTTGATAGCTTGAAGATATACAACAGAGAAAATTGTCCTAGCCGTTCTATATCGGCGGATTTGTTCTCTGAATTGGCGGGAGCAAGGACCAACCTATCATTGCCTGCAGGTTCCTTTCAGTTGACAAGGCTTGAAGTGGATTGCATCTCAGCGGTGCTTGTTACTCCCATCTGCACCCTCCTCGCCGCTACCCTCCACGCTTTATGCATCAGTCATGATCAGCGGGCAGAAAGCTTCACGGGAGAGGAAGATATAGCCCTTCGGCTCCTCACCTCCCTTGAGGTcatttatgttagcaattgcccgaATCTACCGTCCCTTCCTCAGGGGTTGTACAGCCTTCCTTCTATTCTGCACATAGGTGTCAGAGGTTGTCCTCAAATCCGATCTACGCACAAGTGA